In one window of Paraflavitalea soli DNA:
- a CDS encoding glucosamine-6-phosphate deaminase, with amino-acid sequence MKEGMADQLRVKVYSNRKELGADAATMVANNINALLAKQESVNMIFAAAASQHEFLDSLIEKEIDWSRINAFHMDEYIGLPAGASQQFGYFLNEKIFHKVPFKQVFYLNGQATDLQEECARYASLLEQHTPDITCMGIGENTHLAFNDPHVANFNDPVLVKVVDLDEACKQQQVNEGCFADVREVPNDAFTLTVPALLKASTIYCMVPGSTKADAVYHTLVSDISEKYPSTILRTLPNAILFLDPASAAKVEQLLESAVVSRES; translated from the coding sequence ATGAAAGAAGGAATGGCAGATCAGTTAAGAGTAAAAGTGTATAGCAACAGGAAAGAACTGGGAGCAGATGCGGCTACGATGGTAGCCAATAATATCAACGCATTATTGGCAAAGCAGGAAAGTGTTAACATGATCTTTGCCGCTGCCGCTTCGCAGCATGAATTCCTGGACTCGCTGATTGAAAAAGAGATAGACTGGAGCCGGATAAATGCTTTTCACATGGATGAATACATTGGTTTGCCCGCGGGCGCCAGCCAACAGTTTGGCTATTTCCTCAATGAAAAGATCTTTCATAAAGTACCTTTCAAACAGGTATTTTACCTCAATGGCCAGGCTACCGATCTGCAGGAAGAATGTGCCCGTTATGCATCGTTACTGGAACAGCATACGCCGGATATTACCTGCATGGGGATTGGAGAGAATACGCATCTTGCCTTCAATGATCCGCATGTAGCGAACTTTAATGATCCGGTACTGGTGAAAGTGGTGGACCTCGACGAAGCCTGCAAACAGCAACAAGTGAATGAAGGCTGTTTTGCCGATGTACGGGAAGTACCCAATGACGCTTTCACACTTACAGTGCCTGCTTTACTAAAAGCCAGCACTATTTATTGTATGGTACCAGGCAGCACCAAAGCCGATGCGGTCTATCATACGCTGGTGAGTGATATCTCTGAAAAATATCCGTCGACGATCCTCCGTACGCTGCCCAATGCCATCCTGTTCCTCGATCCTGCCAGTGCAGCGAAGGTGGAGCAGCTTTTGGAGTCGGCAGTCGTAAGTCGGGAGTCGTGA
- a CDS encoding phytanoyl-CoA dioxygenase family protein, producing the protein MESRTINDLSKHHALVSKLFHWPSSPAEWDQYRLTQAQVDHYHEYGYVSNIKLLDDWQIDQLNEELAAITDASHPGNELFYQFYSNESSDANSVLFHALGAWRITTGFHDVLWNPAFVMAASQLLGNQAVRFWHDQLFYKPAKHGGVVAWHQDYSYWTRTTPMQHLTCWTGLDDATTENGCLYYVPHSHRWGLLDKPELAGDMEGLMDYLSDEQKAGFKPVPIELKKGYAAFHHPLMVHGSYANHSPRPRRAFVLNVFADGTLSNSPNGELLPKTPGIPQGAKMEGQFYPLLFTP; encoded by the coding sequence ATGGAATCAAGAACCATTAACGATCTATCGAAACATCATGCGCTCGTATCGAAGCTGTTCCACTGGCCATCTTCGCCGGCTGAATGGGATCAATACCGGCTAACGCAGGCGCAGGTGGATCACTACCATGAGTACGGCTACGTGAGCAATATCAAATTGCTCGATGACTGGCAGATCGATCAGCTCAATGAAGAACTGGCAGCTATTACCGATGCTTCCCACCCGGGTAATGAGCTGTTTTACCAGTTCTATTCGAATGAATCATCTGATGCCAACTCGGTATTGTTCCATGCGCTGGGGGCCTGGCGCATCACAACGGGTTTTCATGATGTATTGTGGAACCCTGCTTTTGTGATGGCGGCCAGCCAATTGCTCGGCAACCAGGCAGTACGCTTCTGGCACGACCAGTTGTTCTATAAACCAGCCAAGCACGGCGGTGTGGTAGCCTGGCACCAGGATTATTCGTACTGGACACGCACCACCCCCATGCAACACCTCACCTGCTGGACAGGGCTGGATGATGCTACTACGGAAAACGGGTGCCTGTATTATGTACCTCATAGTCACCGCTGGGGATTGCTGGACAAACCAGAATTGGCGGGGGACATGGAAGGATTGATGGATTACCTGTCGGATGAGCAGAAGGCAGGGTTTAAGCCAGTACCTATAGAACTGAAAAAAGGATATGCGGCTTTCCACCATCCGTTGATGGTGCATGGCTCTTATGCCAATCATTCACCCCGGCCGAGGCGGGCTTTTGTACTCAATGTGTTTGCAGACGGTACCTTGTCCAATTCGCCCAACGGGGAGTTGTTGCCCAAGACACCTGGCATACCACAAGGTGCTAAGATGGAAGGTCAGTTTTATCCGTTATTGTTTACGCCTTGA
- a CDS encoding sugar MFS transporter — MGTARHGKKIIIIGAFFFIFGFISWINGTLIPYLKIACELEEWQAYLVTFAFYISYTIMAMPSSLLLKRTGMVNGMSAGLIIMAVGCLAFVPAAMARSYSLFLLGLFIVGTGLTLLQTAVNPYITLLGPESTAARRISIMGVCNKVAGILAPLIMGSIILKNSDGLLAELHRLAPAARTIRLDELSRAVILPYVCLTVILLVVAVAIRYAHLPEINVTEATANNTSPDKELAVSPAVRRQFIGGFLAIFACVGAEVMAGDTIGNYGLYHGISLDISKSLTSYTLAGMMIGYLTGIVVIPRYVSQQNAFYYSTLAGLFFTLLILVLPGQYSIFSVALLGCANALLWPAIWPQALKGLQGNLLNKGSAILIMGIAGGALLPLVYGWLAKVFNNQQAYWIFVPVYLYLIYYSLKGKKQALAYPSLSVTS, encoded by the coding sequence ATGGGAACAGCACGGCACGGGAAGAAGATCATCATCATTGGGGCTTTTTTCTTCATTTTCGGTTTCATTTCCTGGATCAATGGTACGCTTATCCCCTACCTGAAGATCGCCTGTGAACTGGAAGAATGGCAGGCCTACCTGGTCACCTTCGCCTTTTATATTTCGTATACGATCATGGCCATGCCTTCCAGCCTCTTACTTAAAAGAACAGGTATGGTGAATGGGATGAGCGCCGGCCTGATCATTATGGCGGTGGGATGCCTGGCTTTTGTACCGGCAGCCATGGCCCGCTCCTACTCATTATTCCTGCTGGGATTATTTATTGTAGGTACAGGCCTCACCTTGTTGCAAACTGCGGTAAATCCCTATATCACTTTGCTGGGCCCTGAAAGTACGGCAGCCCGCCGTATCAGTATCATGGGCGTATGCAACAAAGTAGCCGGCATACTGGCCCCGCTGATCATGGGCAGTATTATTCTGAAAAATTCTGACGGACTGCTAGCAGAGCTGCATCGTCTTGCTCCTGCAGCCAGAACGATCAGGCTGGATGAGTTATCAAGAGCGGTGATACTCCCCTATGTGTGCCTTACGGTGATCCTGCTGGTAGTGGCGGTAGCTATCCGGTATGCGCATCTTCCGGAGATCAATGTAACAGAAGCAACAGCCAACAACACAAGCCCTGACAAAGAGCTGGCAGTAAGCCCGGCTGTTCGCCGGCAGTTCATAGGCGGGTTCCTGGCGATCTTTGCCTGTGTAGGGGCTGAAGTGATGGCGGGTGATACGATTGGCAATTATGGTTTGTATCATGGTATATCGCTGGATATTTCCAAAAGTCTTACTTCGTATACACTGGCAGGCATGATGATCGGTTACCTGACTGGCATCGTGGTCATTCCAAGGTATGTATCCCAACAAAATGCTTTTTATTATTCCACGCTGGCGGGTCTTTTCTTTACCTTGCTGATCCTGGTGCTGCCCGGTCAGTATTCTATTTTCTCTGTGGCCTTGCTGGGCTGCGCCAATGCTTTGTTGTGGCCTGCCATCTGGCCGCAGGCCTTGAAGGGATTGCAGGGCAACCTGTTGAATAAGGGATCGGCCATCCTGATCATGGGCATTGCGGGCGGGGCCTTGCTTCCGCTGGTGTATGGCTGGCTGGCCAAGGTATTCAATAATCAGCAGGCCTATTGGATATTTGTTCCGGTATACCTGTACCTGATCTATTACAGTTTAAAAGGCAAGAAACAAGCCTTGGCTTATCCATCTTTGTCTGTAACATCATAA
- a CDS encoding phytanoyl-CoA dioxygenase family protein has protein sequence MSVNITPAQIAFFEKEGYLIVPDLLSAEEVTYYRDLYEDFLENRIDVSRYRSDLGSHAGNGDTAKKERITQIMVPSRVVPELLSQPLHQKALVLAKQLMGSDMELDFDMLIDKAPFSNTPTPWHQDCAYWISMPDTRATSCWVALDEATRDNGCMWYVPGSHKLPVRTHFPAGKGGGALECAADEAEGIAIEIPPGAGIFHHGHTLHYSRGNSTDRRRRAFITNYRPAAMIAYEREHGYDHTGEREVRNEKA, from the coding sequence ATGTCTGTAAATATCACACCAGCACAAATAGCATTTTTTGAAAAGGAAGGTTACCTGATCGTGCCTGATCTGTTGTCGGCCGAAGAAGTGACCTATTACCGTGACCTGTATGAGGATTTTTTGGAAAACAGGATCGATGTTTCCCGGTACCGGTCGGACCTGGGAAGTCATGCGGGCAATGGTGATACCGCTAAAAAAGAGCGGATCACCCAGATCATGGTGCCCAGCCGGGTTGTACCTGAATTGCTGAGCCAGCCACTTCATCAAAAGGCGCTGGTACTGGCGAAGCAACTAATGGGGAGCGATATGGAGCTGGACTTTGATATGCTGATCGATAAAGCTCCTTTTAGCAACACACCTACTCCCTGGCACCAGGATTGCGCCTACTGGATATCGATGCCTGATACACGGGCCACAAGCTGCTGGGTAGCGCTGGACGAAGCCACCAGGGATAATGGCTGTATGTGGTATGTACCGGGTTCTCATAAGCTTCCTGTGCGCACGCATTTCCCGGCGGGTAAAGGCGGTGGTGCGCTGGAATGCGCGGCTGATGAAGCAGAGGGGATCGCTATTGAGATTCCGCCTGGCGCAGGCATTTTTCACCATGGGCACACGCTGCATTATTCGAGGGGCAATTCCACTGACAGAAGGCGGCGGGCATTTATCACGAATTACCGGCCGGCTGCCATGATCGCTTATGAAAGGGAACATGGTTATGACCATACGGGGGAAAGGGAAGTGAGGAATGAGAAGGCGTAA
- a CDS encoding TonB-dependent receptor has product MKRFINKLLTPVYLLVAVFVLPAFFTPVMAQTSGYVKGQITDGDGNALPGASVSVKGTTNSVASDLTGNFTLVNVAEGKQTILVNYMGYAPVEKEVTVKAGITSSLSFKLTTLSKSLTSVTVVGSKEGQAKALNQQRNADNIKQVISADLMGRYPDLNVAESMQRLPGVTIGRNSSGEGATVQLRGTPGNFTNINVNGEQIMGTQEDGSRNAQLDVIPVNVLSSMEVIKTLTPDLDGDAIAGAINMKSPTAISLRPRVAIDLGTGYNNLRSNANAIGNISLSKRFFPSASSPNGRLGIMATGSYFKTKNGYDEIRAQVWEEKDYGKGKIYFPTDVRLLYVENERTRTGASLTVDYNINSKTSIVANLMYADHDNDLTRYRKRTRMQSSRTTQNADGEYVTTRGRGYNEIKSATEKNSNLNMNLSGETTLGRLKLDAGVSMSQSEFKNLSGIYNFITGDIPLRIKDIATDYLSPYASDWKNNTALYTYNTVERDWWTTNGKNFTARLNATMPYTMGKNSASFKMGGKFKRMHNLRFRPDNTIVTTYAGAAAAGNLGNFAGEPEVSDDLLDGNTNFGLGVDKNKTISYLDANLGSNLFPINVPATRMSIDSYYYDAVESVTSGYAMNRIQFKKLMFLAGVRIEATKVDYKGNIIAQDKDGVWISTTPNRKKNDYVKVLPNIQFKYDLDKSSLIRAALTYGYSRPNFVDLVPGRVTSILSETVTDGNPELKPASAANWDLMYEKYLGNLGILSAGVFYKRINNFQYNSVVTLNGDEFENAATYKGWRWYRTLNGDKADVFGIELNAQANLTFLPGILKGFSVLANYTYTHSKADAQFRKGLRLPGQADHTANGSLSFAYKGFSIQGNLNYNSAYTVVLGDKDATDVIRHDRIQVDVNTSYRINKMFSVYAEALNLTKAPQLDYYGERDRMYQKQFYSFWGRAGIKMRL; this is encoded by the coding sequence ATGAAACGATTCATCAACAAACTGCTCACACCTGTTTATTTACTGGTAGCAGTGTTTGTATTGCCAGCTTTTTTTACGCCTGTGATGGCCCAAACGAGTGGCTACGTAAAAGGACAAATTACGGATGGTGACGGGAATGCGCTTCCCGGCGCTTCTGTCAGTGTGAAAGGAACCACCAACAGTGTAGCCAGTGACCTTACCGGCAATTTTACGCTGGTGAATGTGGCTGAAGGGAAGCAAACGATCCTGGTCAATTATATGGGCTATGCGCCTGTAGAAAAGGAAGTAACGGTGAAGGCGGGGATAACGTCTTCGCTGAGTTTTAAGTTGACCACCCTTAGCAAAAGCCTCACCTCGGTAACGGTGGTGGGTTCGAAAGAAGGGCAGGCCAAAGCGCTCAACCAGCAAAGAAATGCAGACAATATCAAGCAGGTGATCTCTGCCGATCTGATGGGCCGTTATCCTGACCTGAATGTGGCAGAATCGATGCAGCGTTTGCCCGGTGTAACGATCGGCCGCAACAGCAGCGGCGAAGGCGCCACCGTACAACTGCGCGGAACGCCGGGCAATTTTACGAACATCAATGTGAATGGAGAGCAGATCATGGGCACGCAGGAAGATGGATCGAGGAATGCACAACTGGATGTGATCCCTGTGAATGTGCTTTCTTCTATGGAAGTGATCAAAACATTGACGCCCGACCTGGATGGAGATGCCATTGCAGGCGCCATCAATATGAAATCGCCTACGGCTATATCTTTAAGACCAAGGGTGGCCATTGATCTGGGCACTGGTTATAATAACCTGCGCAGCAATGCGAATGCCATTGGCAATATATCGCTGAGCAAACGATTCTTCCCTTCGGCCAGCAGCCCCAATGGCAGACTGGGTATTATGGCTACGGGCAGTTATTTCAAGACGAAGAACGGATATGATGAGATCAGGGCGCAGGTATGGGAAGAGAAAGACTATGGCAAAGGGAAAATATATTTCCCAACGGATGTACGCTTATTGTATGTTGAAAACGAACGTACGAGAACCGGTGCCTCTTTAACGGTAGATTATAATATCAATTCCAAGACGAGCATCGTAGCCAACCTGATGTATGCCGATCATGACAACGACCTGACGCGGTACCGCAAACGTACACGTATGCAGAGCAGCCGCACTACGCAGAATGCTGATGGTGAATATGTAACTACCCGGGGCCGCGGCTACAATGAAATAAAATCGGCTACAGAAAAGAACAGTAACCTCAACATGAATTTATCCGGGGAAACTACCCTGGGCAGGCTGAAACTGGATGCCGGTGTATCCATGAGCCAATCTGAATTTAAGAACCTGTCGGGTATTTACAATTTCATTACCGGCGATATTCCCCTGCGGATAAAAGATATTGCTACGGATTATCTATCGCCCTATGCATCAGACTGGAAAAACAATACAGCGCTTTATACTTATAATACGGTAGAGCGGGATTGGTGGACTACCAATGGTAAGAATTTCACAGCCCGGCTGAATGCTACCATGCCTTATACAATGGGTAAGAATTCTGCTTCCTTCAAGATGGGTGGCAAGTTTAAACGGATGCACAATCTCCGTTTCCGTCCCGACAATACCATCGTTACCACGTATGCAGGTGCAGCTGCTGCTGGTAACCTGGGTAATTTTGCCGGCGAACCGGAGGTATCTGACGACCTGCTGGACGGCAATACCAATTTTGGTCTTGGTGTAGATAAGAACAAGACGATCAGCTACCTGGATGCGAACCTCGGCAGCAATCTCTTCCCGATCAATGTACCGGCTACGCGGATGAGCATCGACTCTTACTATTATGATGCGGTGGAATCAGTTACTTCAGGGTACGCTATGAACCGTATACAGTTCAAAAAACTGATGTTCCTGGCCGGTGTGCGTATAGAAGCCACCAAGGTGGATTACAAAGGCAATATTATTGCGCAGGACAAAGACGGCGTGTGGATCTCTACTACGCCCAATCGTAAAAAAAACGATTATGTGAAGGTATTGCCCAATATCCAGTTCAAGTATGACCTGGACAAATCATCCCTGATCCGTGCTGCGCTTACCTACGGCTATTCCCGTCCCAACTTTGTGGACCTTGTTCCCGGCCGTGTAACGAGCATCCTGAGTGAGACTGTTACAGATGGTAATCCAGAACTGAAGCCGGCCTCTGCAGCCAACTGGGACCTGATGTATGAGAAATACCTGGGCAACCTGGGTATCCTTTCTGCAGGTGTGTTCTACAAAAGGATCAATAATTTCCAGTACAACAGTGTTGTTACCCTGAATGGTGATGAATTTGAAAATGCAGCCACTTATAAAGGCTGGAGATGGTACAGAACGCTGAATGGTGATAAAGCGGATGTATTTGGCATCGAGCTGAATGCACAAGCCAATCTTACCTTCCTGCCTGGTATCCTGAAAGGATTCTCCGTACTGGCCAACTATACCTACACACATTCAAAAGCGGATGCTCAATTCAGGAAAGGTCTTCGCCTGCCAGGACAAGCGGATCATACAGCGAATGGCTCCCTGTCTTTTGCTTATAAAGGGTTCTCCATCCAGGGCAACCTCAACTACAACAGTGCCTATACAGTGGTATTGGGCGACAAAGATGCTACTGATGTGATCAGGCACGACCGGATACAGGTAGATGTCAACACCTCTTACCGTATCAACAAAATGTTCTCTGTCTATGCAGAAGCGCTCAACCTGACCAAGGCTCCCCAGCTGGATTATTATGGAGAAAGGGACAGAATGTACCAAAAGCAATTCTATTCCTTCTGGGGCCGTGCGGGTATCAAGATGAGATTATAG
- a CDS encoding M48 family metallopeptidase, with translation MKRILVAVSLLALITGCSQNAVTGRNQLSLFNEADIQSMAATEYAQFLSQNKVVSTTANKDAEMVRRVGQRLTTAINKFYASQPAIAEDLKQYKWEYNLVDSKEVNAWCMPGGKIVVYTGLLPITQNEAALAAVMGHEIAHALAKHGNERMSQAQVQQLGGVALQVAIANKTPEAQNLFMSAYGIGSQVGALLPFSRKQELEADRLGLIYSAMAGYNPQEAIALWERMAAASNGQKPPELLSTHPAETTRIEKLKEMMPEALKYYKPMGK, from the coding sequence ATGAAACGAATCCTCGTTGCAGTCTCTCTATTAGCCCTTATAACAGGCTGCAGCCAAAATGCCGTTACCGGCAGAAACCAGCTGTCACTTTTTAATGAAGCAGATATCCAAAGCATGGCGGCCACTGAATATGCCCAATTCCTGTCGCAGAACAAAGTGGTCAGTACTACTGCCAATAAAGATGCTGAAATGGTACGCCGCGTAGGACAACGGTTAACCACTGCTATCAACAAATTTTATGCTTCGCAGCCTGCTATTGCAGAAGATCTCAAGCAATATAAATGGGAATACAACCTGGTAGATTCCAAAGAGGTCAATGCCTGGTGTATGCCGGGGGGTAAGATCGTCGTATACACAGGGTTGTTGCCCATCACACAAAATGAAGCAGCACTGGCTGCTGTAATGGGCCATGAGATTGCCCATGCCCTGGCCAAACATGGTAATGAGCGCATGAGCCAGGCCCAGGTACAACAACTTGGTGGCGTAGCCCTCCAGGTAGCTATCGCCAATAAGACACCCGAAGCGCAGAACCTCTTCATGAGTGCTTATGGTATTGGCTCACAGGTAGGCGCCTTATTGCCTTTCTCGCGCAAGCAGGAACTGGAAGCAGATCGTTTGGGGCTCATTTATTCAGCCATGGCCGGATACAATCCCCAGGAAGCTATCGCCCTTTGGGAACGCATGGCAGCTGCCAGTAACGGCCAGAAACCACCGGAATTACTGTCCACCCACCCGGCCGAAACAACCCGTATCGAGAAGTTGAAAGAGATGATGCCCGAAGCCCTTAAGTATTATAAACCAATGGGTAAATAA
- the murQ gene encoding N-acetylmuramic acid 6-phosphate etherase: MQERITEQPSPYRHLEQMPVAELVQLINQEDSTVAIAVGKVLPQITRLVTAAVAKMEAGGRLFYLGAGTSGRLGVLDASECPPTYGVPEWLVTGIMAGGDAALRTGTEDAEDDPEGGWSDLQMHQVSARDMVIGIAASGSTPYVAGALKACRAHGIATGCIVNNPGSAVAAQADFPIEVITGPEFVTGSTRMKSGTAQKMVLNMISTTVMIRLGRVQDNRMVHMQISNDKLLDRGVKMLMDKSGITDYAAAKACLLRYGSVQAAVENLKQ, translated from the coding sequence ATGCAGGAAAGAATTACAGAACAGCCATCGCCGTACCGGCATCTTGAACAGATGCCGGTGGCGGAGCTGGTGCAGCTTATTAACCAGGAAGACAGCACGGTGGCCATCGCTGTGGGGAAAGTATTGCCGCAAATAACCAGGCTGGTAACAGCTGCCGTCGCAAAAATGGAAGCCGGCGGACGGTTGTTTTACCTGGGTGCAGGCACCAGCGGCAGATTGGGTGTGCTGGATGCCAGTGAATGTCCTCCCACCTATGGGGTGCCTGAATGGCTGGTAACAGGCATTATGGCCGGGGGGGATGCGGCCTTAAGAACAGGAACGGAAGATGCTGAAGACGATCCGGAAGGGGGCTGGAGTGACCTGCAAATGCACCAGGTATCGGCCCGGGATATGGTGATCGGTATTGCCGCCAGTGGCAGCACACCCTATGTGGCAGGAGCATTGAAGGCCTGCCGGGCACATGGGATCGCTACAGGTTGTATTGTCAACAATCCCGGGTCGGCCGTGGCAGCACAGGCCGACTTCCCCATAGAAGTGATCACAGGGCCTGAATTTGTAACGGGCAGCACACGGATGAAGAGTGGCACGGCGCAAAAGATGGTGCTGAACATGATCTCCACCACGGTGATGATCCGCCTGGGCCGGGTACAGGATAACAGGATGGTGCATATGCAGATCAGCAATGACAAACTGCTGGACCGGGGCGTTAAAATGCTGATGGACAAATCGGGCATTACAGATTACGCCGCTGCAAAAGCCTGCTTACTGCGTTATGGCAGTGTGCAGGCGGCGGTAGAAAACCTTAAACAATAA
- a CDS encoding MFS transporter, which translates to MHQKSGSYRWTICALLFFATTINYLDRQVLGLLKPVLEKEFNWTEKDYSYIVMAFTATYALGLVVFGRFIDRIGTKLGYTISVTVWSIAAMLHAVVKSTLGFGIARGALGIGESGNFPAAVKTVAEWFPKRERALATGIFDSGANIGACVAPILVPWILGAYGWREAFIITGAIGFLWLIAWRIFYEHPDKHKKVTKEELAYIRIDDEPAAQEAAQEAAPIKWVHLFKLKPTWSFIAGKFLTDPIWYFFMFWLPSYFNTTFNLDLKKPGLALVIVYSAATVGAIGGGLLSSWFIRKGWTVSKSRKTALLISALLVLPILAARFATDMWTAVALISLAIAGNAAWSANIYTIVSDMLPKKSVSSVIGIGGMAGAIGGVIFPLFIGVILDYYKGIGKMVMGYNIIFVVCGFSFLLAWLVIHWLTPVMKPVEIPTAPK; encoded by the coding sequence ATGCATCAAAAGTCAGGAAGCTACCGGTGGACGATTTGCGCCTTGCTCTTTTTCGCAACCACGATCAATTACCTCGACCGGCAGGTACTTGGCTTGCTAAAGCCGGTGCTTGAAAAGGAATTCAACTGGACAGAAAAGGATTACAGTTATATCGTGATGGCCTTTACCGCTACTTATGCGCTGGGCCTCGTGGTATTTGGCCGGTTCATTGACCGGATCGGTACGAAGCTGGGCTATACTATTTCTGTCACGGTGTGGAGTATCGCTGCGATGCTGCATGCGGTGGTAAAAAGTACGCTGGGATTTGGCATAGCACGCGGCGCGCTGGGCATTGGTGAGTCGGGCAATTTCCCGGCTGCTGTAAAGACTGTGGCGGAATGGTTTCCCAAAAGGGAAAGGGCGCTGGCTACGGGCATATTTGATTCCGGCGCCAATATCGGCGCCTGTGTAGCGCCCATCCTGGTGCCCTGGATATTGGGCGCTTATGGCTGGCGTGAAGCATTTATCATAACAGGCGCTATTGGTTTTCTGTGGCTGATCGCCTGGCGTATATTCTATGAACATCCGGATAAACATAAAAAAGTAACCAAAGAAGAACTGGCCTATATCCGTATCGATGATGAGCCGGCAGCACAGGAAGCTGCGCAGGAAGCAGCGCCCATCAAATGGGTCCACCTGTTCAAACTAAAACCTACCTGGTCTTTTATTGCCGGCAAGTTCCTGACAGACCCGATCTGGTATTTCTTTATGTTCTGGCTGCCCTCCTATTTCAATACCACGTTTAACCTTGATCTTAAAAAGCCTGGTCTGGCATTGGTGATCGTGTACTCAGCAGCTACGGTGGGCGCCATTGGCGGCGGGTTGTTATCATCGTGGTTTATCCGTAAAGGCTGGACAGTCTCCAAATCGCGCAAAACAGCCTTACTCATTTCTGCCCTGCTGGTGCTGCCCATTCTGGCCGCGCGTTTTGCTACGGATATGTGGACGGCTGTGGCCCTGATCAGCCTGGCCATAGCCGGTAATGCAGCCTGGAGCGCCAATATTTACACGATCGTATCTGATATGCTGCCCAAGAAGTCCGTCAGCTCTGTGATTGGCATCGGGGGTATGGCCGGCGCCATTGGCGGTGTGATATTCCCCCTGTTCATTGGTGTTATATTGGATTACTACAAAGGCATCGGCAAAATGGTGATGGGGTACAATATCATTTTTGTGGTGTGCGGATTCTCCTTCCTGCTGGCCTGGCTGGTGATCCATTGGCTTACGCCGGTGATGAAACCCGTGGAAATACCAACTGCCCCTAAATAA
- a CDS encoding sugar phosphate isomerase/epimerase family protein translates to MQLLMICPIWGMADMPLQDALQKIKDAGYDGVEYGCPLHDPIRPVFMELAGKLDLAVVAQQYDASGNNFAAYAHSLEAHLRYLASFKPLFINSQTGRDFYTMEENIALIQLAASIEQETGCRIVHETHRGKFAYSAATTVQYINNVPALQLAGDFSHFCVVSESYLEDQLASMERIIPHVHHLHARVGHPQGAQVTDPRLPEWKYALDAHLRWWDAVIQVKLAAGAGYFTITPEFGPAPYMATAPFTQQPVANQWDINVYMSRLLRDRYASIL, encoded by the coding sequence ATGCAATTATTGATGATATGCCCAATTTGGGGGATGGCGGATATGCCGCTGCAGGATGCGCTGCAAAAGATAAAGGATGCAGGCTATGACGGGGTGGAATATGGTTGTCCGCTGCATGATCCGATCAGGCCGGTGTTTATGGAACTGGCCGGTAAACTGGACCTCGCGGTGGTGGCGCAGCAATATGATGCTTCGGGAAATAATTTTGCGGCCTATGCGCATAGCCTGGAAGCGCACCTGCGGTACCTGGCCTCCTTTAAGCCCTTGTTCATTAATTCGCAGACAGGCCGGGACTTCTATACGATGGAAGAGAACATCGCCCTGATCCAACTGGCGGCTTCTATAGAGCAGGAAACAGGCTGCCGCATTGTGCATGAAACACACCGGGGTAAGTTTGCCTACAGCGCAGCTACTACGGTGCAATATATCAACAACGTACCCGCTTTACAGCTGGCGGGTGATTTCTCGCATTTCTGCGTGGTATCAGAATCTTACCTGGAAGATCAGCTGGCGTCCATGGAACGGATCATCCCCCATGTGCATCACCTGCATGCCAGGGTGGGCCATCCACAGGGAGCACAGGTAACAGACCCACGGCTGCCGGAGTGGAAGTATGCACTGGATGCACACTTACGCTGGTGGGATGCTGTTATACAGGTAAAGCTGGCTGCCGGTGCTGGTTATTTTACCATTACGCCGGAGTTTGGCCCGGCGCCTTATATGGCAACGGCTCCTTTTACGCAACAGCCTGTTGCCAATCAATGGGACATTAATGTATACATGAGCCGGTTGCTGCGGGACCGGTATGCTTCGATACTATAA